A region from the Brassica napus cultivar Da-Ae chromosome C8, Da-Ae, whole genome shotgun sequence genome encodes:
- the LOC106398524 gene encoding ankyrin repeat-containing protein BDA1-like, translating to MDPRLQQGAKSGSIDELYSLIDENPYILENIDAVPFINTPLHVAAASGNIEFAMEMLNLKPSFARKLNTSGYSPLHLAVDKGHADFVSWMLKHDHSLACVKGRNGMTPFHSLVIRGNVDLVAECLNVSPECIEDVSVNGRNALHLAVVTDRFEVLQVLTGWIQRTRQRKALKNEFRFLNKEDFSYNTALHLAAHKNDLQAVRLLLECQLVERNKVNGDGLTFLDILRNLENSGDWDLDLEQVILKTRCKEAASMPKTKSLSDLLKSPFTVWTYYSTGLKRLRSDSSEEVRGAFLIVFTLIITVTYQTGLQPPGGDHSSKDPTKQAFFVLLWLSNTLGFYCSLFYTFSFLPLRGLFTSWYISIGTLLGVSYALAVAANSPDPVMFLMLTFVIFLLHVIYLIFLAVVGWRKHVTVVPEPHLSWFRKP from the exons ATGGATCCGAGACTTCAACAAGGTGCTAAATCTGGAAGCATTGATGAGTTGTATTCTCTTATTGATGAGAATCCATACATACTTGAGAACATCGATGCGGTACCATTCATCAACACTCCTCTTCATGTAGCTGCAGCTTCCGGGAACATAGAGTTTGCAATGGAGATGTTGAATCTTAAGCCATCTTTTGCTAGAAAGCTGAACACAAGCGGGTACAGTCCATTGCATCTCGCTGTAGACAAGGGTCATGCAGATTTTGTTTCCTGGATGCTAAAGCATGATCACAGCCTTGCTTGCGTCAAAGGGAGAAATGGCATGACCCCATTCCACTCCCTAGTGATAAGAGGAAACGTGGATCTTGTGGCAGAGTGCCTCAATGTTTCCCCTGAATGTATCGAAGATGTGAGTGTGAATGGCCGGAATGCTCTGCACCTTGCTGTGGTGACTGATAGATTTGAAGTTCTTCAAGTCCTCACTGGATGGATCCAGAGAACAAGGCAAAGAAAAGCTTTGAAGAACGAGTTCCGTTTTCTGAACAAAGAAGATTTCAGCTACAACACAGCCTTGCACCTTGCAGCACATAAGAATGATCTTCAG GCGGTAAGACTATTACTAGAATGTCAGCTGGTGGAGAGGAATAAAGTAAATGGCGATGGTTTAACATTCCTTGATATCTTAAGAAACCTGGAGAACTCAGGTGACTGGGACTTGGATTTGGAACaagttattttaaaaaccaGGTGTAAAGAGGCTGCTTCTATGCCAAAAACCAAGTCACTATCTGATTTATTGAAATCGCCATTTACTGTCTGGACATACTATTCCACTGGTCTGAAACGCCTAAGATCTGACAGTTCAGAAGAAGTTCGTGGCGCTTTCCTGATTGTATTCACTTTGATAATAACAGTTACATATCAGACTGGCCTCCAGCCTCCTGGAGGTGATCACTCATCCAAGGATCCGACAAAACAGGCATTCTTCGTCCTTCTTTGGCTTTCCAATACCTTAGGCTTCTACTGCTCTCTATTCTACACCTTTTCTTTCTTACCTCTCCGGGGTCTGTTTACGTCATGGTATATTTCAATAGGGACCTTGCTGGGAGTTTCTTATGCACTAGCAGTGGCGGCAAATTCACCAGATCCTGTAATGTTTCTCATGTTGACCTTTGTCATCTTCCTGCTTCATGTTATCTATCTCATTTTTCTAGCTGTTGTTGGGTGGCGGAAGCATGTGACGGTGGTACCTGAGCCCCATTTAAGCTGGTTTAGAAAACCTTGA